The stretch of DNA ATTAGTTATTCTATGAGAGTTAGCAACTCTATGGAAGAACTTAGTACTCCAGTCCCCTTCTTTCAGCCACAAAGCTCTCGACTTCTAGCACCAAGAAATCTCCTCTAGGGATAGTATTCTTTCTAATTTTGCAACCAACTCTGACTTGCGCAATAGCTCTTTTGGTAAAATGGCTCTAGCCTCCAGTATCTGTTCAAACTTTTGTAACTCCTACACCATGAATTTTTTACGCTCTCCTATATCTCCAAAGAATTGTGAATTCCAAAGTTTAaggtcatttttcaaaacttttaactTACAAGCTAGGATGTATGAGGGGTTACCATGgaactgataagaagaccaccattgtctaaccTTATCCACAAAGCCTTCACTTTTCAAttacatgttttcaaatttgaagtatcGGCGCCCGTACgaatgccaccacaatccaacaatatAGGAAAATGGTTCGAGCAAAGACGTGGCAGCCTCTTCTGGCATACTTCCGGATAGTGCACCTCCCACTCCGGTGAAATTAGGAATCTGTCTAGCTGGGACCATGTttgattatttgaccaagtgaAGGAACCCCCTAGTAGAGAAATATCCAACAAGTCAAAAATACAATCTGAGAACTGTCATTGCTGGGCGCAGCCTACTCTCACCCGATCGTTCACTAGGAAATCTGATTACATTAAAATCTCCTCCTATACACCAAGGAAGCTCCCACCAGCTATGTAAACCAGCAAATTCCTCCCATAGGAAACGTTTATCGTTGTCTACATTTGGACCGTATaaacctgcaaaagcccacacaAAATTATCTGCCACACTCTTAAAAGAGCATACCACTATATACTCCCCCACAAACTCCTCTATTTTCTCAacaactcttttatcccacatcactaggATTCCACCCGAAGCCCCATTCGAAGCTAGATAAGCCCAATCCGCTTAAGTGCAACTCCAAATACTTCGAATTAATCTTCTAGAAACACTTTCTAGtttagtttcttgtaaacatactatATCCACCCTCCATTCTCGCAACAAGTTTTTTATGCGAAGCCACTTATTCGCCTCATTTAACCTGCGGACATTCCAATACACAATTTTCGGCTTCATAAAGGATAAGCAAGCCCCTTCCCTTTGGATCTTTCACGGCTTGAGTTTCCTTCATAATTCAAAGACCAAGTTAGGCACTTGAGCTCCCGCTATTTTTTCAACCCTGATTTCTTTGACTGTGTATGACCCGCTTCAATTGCAGTAAGTAAAGCCATAAACTGCTCTTCGTAGCCCACACATTCCATGCCTATCCAGTGATGCAAATCCTTCACCTTTTGAAACACCCAATCCgaagtattcgactcatttggTAGCAAACAATTTAACAAGATAGGCTCCCCTTCACTGGAAGCCCACTACAGATTAGGAGTCACCCCCTTTCTTCCTCCCCAAATAAATTCATGCCATCCCATTCAACCACAGCATTACTTGTGGGAGATTGAGTCTCAGGGACCATCATTACCTCACTTTGATAAAGCCCATCATCAATCACCTCTACCCCTGCCCCTGCCCCTGCCCCTTACACCCCTGGAACTTGAGCTTCAAAACTGAGACTTCCCGTCACTATACAATCAAGGTGATCCTCAAGATGGTTGTGGGCCTCCATCTAGGGAGGAGACCTTCCCACCATGTATATCAGCGCCTTCTGGCTGGCGAAAGCCGCAGCAACGTCACACAGTGGCAGAGATTCCACCTCCTCCACCATTGGCACTTTCTGGCTTACTataagcccccccccccccccacaaatCGCAAGCATTTCTTCACAAGAAGAGACATTACAGCTTCGATCCTCCGCTAACGGTAAAGGCACCGCAGGCGTTTCTATGGTTGTCGCTTTACCAACAACGTCAGGGAGCCTTGAAATGGACCCCGAGACCTTTCACGCACTTCCTTACTATGTGGATGCTCAATCAAACCAGAATCCAGCAACATAGCCTTTGTCGGAGGTGTCGCCGCCTTCGTCGGGGCCACCTGGCTCTTTGCCAGCGACGGTGGCTGAGGCCCACTCGTCGAAGGACCTGAGGCAGACGATACACGTCTCCTCCAAACAGGCCTCTTCAGTTTCGGTTGAAACCGAGGCCCAACTTCAATACCAAGGCCCATTTCTCAGTTTCTTCCTAAAGCCTGCACATAGTTCCTAGGCCCATTGGCCCTACCATAGGCTGATGCTTTTGGCCATTCCCCACGCCCACACCCACGCCCACGCCCATGCCCACTCCCACCTCTGAATCTCTttaaacgcaccgttttataACATTTAAGTTTgccttcaaatcttcaacttgtCTTTGCATCTCCATCACAACCCGTAGGAGGCTTTCCTTATTGAGACCGACAATTTCTTTGTCAGCCCCCTCCAAGCTCTTACCCACTACCCCTACTGAGGCCACAACGTCTCCAAACTGTAGCGGCGCCTCTCCTCTCTGTCTGACAAGTTGATGGGATGGGTCCAAAGCCCTTGGTTTCTTGACAGCATCCAGATACGATATTGGGGGTTGAGCTGCCGATGTCATAACCACCATAGGGCCAGCTGCGAGGCTGGTCTCCCTCAACACCTCCACCAGTTTTCTCCACCCCCTCCCACCTCTCCTTTCAGGAATGAGGATACTATTTCTCCGCCCCCCCATTCTAAACTCCACCAACGACATGAATGCCCCTTGAGAGTTAACACACCTTTGGGCTATGAGGCCCCTGTCCCCATCTCTGTGAGCTTAATAAAACTCCCTCCTTCCTACCTTCAAGCAGTCTTCCAAAGCGTTGGTGAACCGTCGTGCCATGGCTAACTCCAGGTGAAGACTTCTCACCAACTTCCACCCCCTCTTTGTGATAGTCACCCATCGCCCATCTCTAGCTACCTCAAAAAGCTTACGATCGATAGCAACAGCATTCGACATGCTTGAATGCCTACTCAGACTTGCAATAAATCACTCACTCAACCTCCCATAAACAGCATCACCAGCtagaaacgaaaaaaaaaaaaaaaaacaggaagtGCAcgtagattaaaaaaaaaaaaaaaagaggaggatGTATCACTCTGATGTACTACTAAGCATATATTCATTATAAATGTATATCATCCAATGTATAGATCTAATAGTCTCAATTTCTAAGAAGAATAATAGATACAATGCATGGCTATAGCCtataataaaccaaaacattaaATATACAAAGGGGCACACAAAACAATTTCCATAGAAAGTGGTCAAATTGGGGTTGTTTCAAACTTGCAACCACCTAATTGATCAAATATCTTCTAAATGGACGATAATAGGGGCAGAGGTTCTCCAAACGGTACAGTTGTTAAATCTTTGCCATCAAAATCAGCATAAAGATGATCATCTGATCCCCTCATAGTccttgcaaatatatatatatgtagattcCATTCCACCTCACTTGTTCACTAACTTGCTCATGATAATAAGAAACTGTGTGTGTATAGATTAGTGAATTAATACTGATTGATCTTCCTGTGTACTTGACTGTCATAATTGCACTTTGAATGTTATTTTGGTtacttttcaaaagaaaaaaagaggattTGAACTGATTGATTGCAATAGAACACTTGTTATTGCTGATCCCACTGTAAACTACTAAATATACATACACAAATTGGAACCATATTCCGTCACGTTTACTCAAATTCAATCAAgttttataggatttttttacgggtttttacaaaaaatatcgAAACTAGATCTAAAAGTATATGATTGTCACCCCATGTACATGGAAATTGGTTACGTTCAGGTTCCCCAAAACATGCCAATAAGATATTCAACATACAAACATAATACCCAAAGAAAGAAGTGAAATTCTCACGGTAACAAATCTGGTAATCATGTTCACAGTCCATTAGACAAACTAGGGTAAACTGTGAAGGCAGCTACCTCATGAAGCTTCTTTCTTCTCCCTTTTGATTCGATTGGAAAGCGTCTCAACATGAAAAATAACCTATAAGCATTTTGCATGTCAATACAACAGCAAAAATGCAGATATAAAGCCCCAAAGACAGACACCAACAGGTGCCAATAATTGATAAGGTCACATGCACTGAACAGAAAATACTGAAAAGATCAGCATGATGCTGAACAGTGAACTCTCACCTTCCTCCATATAGCAAGAAACCCAATGCAGCTATAATTGATACCGCTGGAAAAAAAAGCATGTGATAAAATAAGCACAGCTGATCAAATGGAAGAAGCAATACCTAAAATGTATGACATGTATATTTAGGCGGCAAATGAAGTGTTAATCTGCAGGAAAATAGAACTTGTGAAAGTTGCAGCATAATTGGACACAGGGCCTAACCTGCAACAAATATCTTTCCAATGCATTCGACAACGCTGTTTTCATCAATCCAAAGGTATATCCAGATGCAAACCTGATGCCAAAGCCTCACTTTGGTtagattctttttaaaatcaAGTAAAATATCTGAAGTGACCACAGTTTGGTtagattctttttaaaatcaGGTAAAATATCTGAAGTGACCCTTAGGAGCTTGGTTGGGGCTGTTTTTGCTACAATGGCATGCATCCCGAAGATGAAATAAGAGGTATGGCATACGGGtatatgaaatgaaagaaattaaaagagcaGGAATCATTGGAAGTTGGGGGGTAGTGTGCCCATGTTCGACATAGCATAGGCTTCATTAGCAAGATGTTTGTGTAGACCCATAGAGTACAAAATGACTCCTTTTATCAGAAGAAAATATACAAGGTTAAAAAAAACCTTGCAAtcgaaagggagaaaaaaactgacagagaaggagaaggaggaggagaagaaatgacAGAtacaagaacaaaaaagaaaaaaacggCAGTCATGATGGAACCACATGCAATCAAACATGCCATAACCAAAatgatattcttttttctttttttttttttgataaaacaaaaggATATTCTTAGAAGATTGTATTTCTGCAGCAGATTCCAGATATCAGTGAGCTAATTGATGCATCTATGATGCAACTCATGCAGAATCATAAAGTGAGCGATTGATCATACCTGTATAAAATACACTCCAGCATTaactgaaatataaaaaatcttgaGCTTATCGGTCGGTAAACTTCTTGCCTGTCCATATGGTACCAAAAAGGTTAATATTTCCCCACACCCACAAAGTTCTACACCTCACTGGAGTGTAAAACTGGCCTTACATTCTGGTAACAGAAATCCCATTTTGCAACAGAGAGAGGAACATTTACTTGCCTGGTGATATATCTCTGCCCAAAAAAGGACAAGGAGTGTGTATgtagagaaaaatagaagaccTGGAAGATCCAGTAAGACCGAAACTAGAACCTGGTTCAACATACACCAGCTCTATGTCAGGACACTATACTTGATGCTTGGAGAGAACATTATTTACTCCAACTagtctcatttttttccttttatatctaAGCTCCCACCCAGCAAAGCAAGCAAATCATACAGCTTACATTATATCATGGAATCTTTTGAGAAGAAAtcgatgttgagctgagttgttCTTACAGAACATTTCAGTTGAAACTAGGCAACTTTAGACCATGAAGGAGGTTGAGCTTTCTAAGAAAAATGTCCTATACTTTCtatttctgaaaatgaaaaggcAAATGAACATGCTTGTATCTTTTAACTAAGCTCAAGTGTGGAGCTGAGTTTAGTCATTTCCTCTACTATTGTTTGATACTTTTTAGACACTATGTGGAGCGACACCATGACTgaccaaaataagaaaaatttgcAGATCATTCATATCCTGGAACTGTTACTgtacaaactcaaaatcaatgTAAGTGTTGCATAACATTAGATTGTTAGGTTAAAGGTTTTTTTAACTCCACAATGGCATTTCTTGAAACTTCAACAAACCAACCTTTGGGTGCAATACAAATACTTGCTTGTGAAATCCAAATACAACTGCACGTACTGCAACATAAGAAAGGAAaccaaataatgaaataatatccAAATGATAATGTATATCAACAATTCCAGCATCACCGGCCCAAAAATATTACCTCCATTTACAATGAAGTTCATAAGATGGAAAACTTTCTGTGTTGTCCAACCATATTCAGGCACTCTCAACTCAATCCTTACCAATTGAATCTGCACATCAAGAACACAGATACACAACTTCAGATATTCCCCTAAATACTTTAAACACGTTTCCTGATCTTTCCAGGATAAAATGAAGCATATTTTTCCTCTTAACTAATCAATTGGAGTCCAAATAATCGAGAATAGGGCATGACCTGAACAAAAACTCAAGATAAGTTAAGAACTAAATAACACGACCCAAAAATACCtatacagatttttttttttttttataagtaataagttattttattgatataaatacCTATACAGAATAATAATCACaaactttttggaaaatgaaattattcaacaaaatatgttaaaatattaacaaaaaagattatttgtccaataataaattcaataaagCTGGAAAATTTAGGAATCCCACAACTAAAGGTGCTTGATGCAACTACTTTCTGCACAGCTAGCAGCCCATCAATAACGTCACTATCTCGTACACTCAACTTCTAACGATACTTACGCGGGTCAATGAAAGAAAgcagacattttttttttatataggtagaAAGAAAGCAGACATTTATAACAGTTCATCCATCATTTTGTCCATCCCAAACccacaagaaagaaaagaggagaaaggagaaaggagaaaaataagCCATATAAAATCAGATAAATATTCCTAAAGCAAACGAATCTAGATACCAACTTCTCAAGAATTGAATCACAGAGAAGAATAAAATGGATACTATAAAttcacatacatatatagagTTAGttcaagagagagaaaaggaaggaaGGGGGACCAGAGCAACGGAAGAGACGAGGGCGTATGCAGCACATAGAGTGTAGAAGATCCCGTCCTGCCACCGAGTGGAGTCGTTGATCCCGTCCCACCAGTTGGAAAAGAGAGCTCCCACGTCCTCCACGGGCCTCAAACCCAGCGGCATTCTCGTCATTCCTCCCTAGCTCGTCAAGCTCCTCCGAACGAACTTGTTCTACACGAAAAGGTCAAACACTAGTTTGAGAGAAAACTAGAAGCCCTCGAAAAAAAGAGAGCCAAAAACTGCTGAGGGGCACaaataaacacaaaatcaaacCGACAAacagagaggggagggaaagtTCTACCAGacagtcacacacacacacacacagagagagagagagagagagagaggtggggcTTTTGGTTTTGGGGGGAATTTGTTGTTTGGTCGCTCCCACCTAAGGTTCCACGGATGGGACGAGAAGGTCGAGTGGTGGTAGCTTCACATGGAAAGGCTGCTGCTACTTCTACAGTTCtaccacacacacacccaaaacTTGTACACGCCTCCTCCACAAGACCACACCCCCCTTTTTTGTACTTCTTGCACGATGCTTCTTCCCGCTGTACTTTTTTGTCAAAGGCTAGCTCCTGCTTTCCATTTATGCATTGGTGATCGGAGTGCACGTTTGTATTGTTTTCCGGAtagatttttttgaatatttaaatttaaaattaagtttaaaattaaaaactaacaaCAATTTGAATACAGCTCTATCTTAAAtagatgttatttttttttaaatgtcctctatttaaaataaagttatgCTGTGTCTTGATGCATTGCCATGTTCACTTGACATGTTTAAAAAGATACAAATGCCAACAATAcccatgttatattaatttccatattataaaaatacgtTATTtgctttaaattaaaaaatatatattaatatttcgAATATGTTATCTTAAATCATATCGATTAATGCGACATATCTTTAATGAGAAATagtcgttttattttattttatttttctaaacatttaccgaaataaaatataatagagttaggagttggatttattttaaGGTGGAAGTGATTAACGTAATTATATTGGTAGgtgccaaaaagaaaaacagaaatacGGATGATTTTTTTCTGTTAGGAGGCAAATAGATTTGATTAGATGgggttaaaatttaaattaaggGAATATAATGATGAGTTATGCTATTTTGCGTAATTTTTGTgtgatcaaaattattattttatattaaaaaaataatacagctaattatattaataagataataaaaaatatgtaaaaataactgTACTCCCTCATATTGGGTCCACTGACTACTTGGTACTCCTGCTGGACTCGGACTCTTTCTGTAGGATTATTAGTGTTGTGCGACACGAAGTTTCTCCCAAGTCCCTCCCAATATGATGAATGTCGTTTAgtaaaactctataaaataataataataatgatgataattTATATAACAATTTATTTGGACGGTAAaataagatagttttaaataaatcaaataaaatattatgaaattattattattattttaaaatttaaaaaattgaattgtttattatattttatatgataaatttaaaaagttgtaatgataagatgaagtgAGATGATTTTTATATACAAACAAGCCCTAAGTCTCAAACAGAAAAATTTTGTACAATCTTTTTGTAAAACAAAATAGATTTCATCatgaaaaagtataattttttttaaatgggatccattttattacaaatgattctataaaatttatttatttgaaatttatacacaaaaaaaaaaaaatgtaatgttgGGCCCATTAAAATGTCCCAAAGTCTCAATTTTGCGACAGTGGCTAGCTcccaaaaaacataaattttatgttattattgtaCTCTTTTGGTTGGcttctgttttgttttggatatcTTTAATCatgattgaaaatatttattatttattttacttacccATGACATGACTAGGTTCTAAGCCTTGCAAATATGtggtatgaaatttaaattgtaaatttgagTTGGTTTTCTAAAGTCTTACAAGGTTAACtatgatgcattttttttaatagaataattaatttcGATAGGGTGATTGGAAATTTAAGcaaatatgatttgaaatttattgCTAAAGACTAATATATGTAAGGAGATTTCCTCCCACTTCATAAGCCATTGGGCACTAGGCCGGAAAGTAATGGGCTTCTCTCCGATATCCGGCCCCATGGCTCAAAATTTGTCTATAAAGTAAGTCGTCTATAAAGGAAGGTAAATAATGATGGCAAATGAGACAGACAGACCTGATGCTGCTCGGCTACAACCCGCTCTGGAGACTTGTACAAGGCAGAGCAAGAAAGACGGAGGACTTTTGATATTCTGATACGAGAACATTAACAGACAACCAAAGATACTAGTAGAGTAAGACAAATCAGGAAATCACGTCATATTAATAATACCACTACCTTAATTATAGCTACATTAATTACACCATTGCAGAGGCACGTCTCATTAAATAACTTTAACAAAATGAATGGTAAAAATGATATGGACTACATGGGGGCAAACATGATCTTCCCTCTTGCCAAACTTCCAGTATAAATAGCAATTTTCAAGTACGAGAAAACTCTCTGATCTCTAgactcttttattatttacaaactttcaaaatatcgtactgacttaagcatcagagacTCTTCCGCCCCAAAGCTGCACTTTTtcagtttctttatttttcatttttacaggCTCAATTTTAAAGATATGAGTTGTTAGAATCTAACTCAAAGACGTAATTAACAATATACATAACCAATTCTAGGTTACACTAATCATAaagaattaatagaaaatatgtaatgaaatataaaattctaaagAAGTTTGTATGTAATAGTTTGTATGTAATGTGGTCAGCCACCCAAAGCAGCGTAAAATGTTGGATTACTTCCACGAGAGCCACCAAGAATGTTAGCATGTGGAATATAAACAACATGAACGACCACGGGCTGGCTCGGTCCATCCCCGTCGCCTCTTGTGGGCTATACTCTCAATGAACCCAAAAATGGTTTGGGCCACCCTCTGTAGACATGGACTGGATGGACAACTCTCAAGAACTTGTAGCCACCGCCAAAGTGCCTCTTCAAGTTTGAAAcccattttttataaagaaattatatggaGATTAATAACTATTTATTTGAGagttatatctaatattatttttatttttcatctaattcaTATCGGGTTAAGTGTCAAATCGgacccggtttttttttttttaaaattaaattaaattaaattattattatttattatttctccttaAATTCACTCACTGTCGCTCTCACTGATTGCAGGCATCCATATCAAGTCCGGCCACCCTCTCCATAAATCTCCGgtctaaaccctaaaccccgAAACAGCCATGTCTCTTTTATATAGAATCCGGCAAGCTCTCACATCAAGCCCCATCGCCCAACGCTACCACTTCTCCACGTCGTCGGTCCTATCCCCTAACTCCACCACACCACTCACCTCTAAGGAGAAAACCCGTGCCGCCCTCTCCCTCCTCAAGTCCGAGCAAAACCCCCACAAAATCCTTGAGATTTGCCGCGCCGCTTCCCTCACTCCCGACTCCCACCTCGACCGAATCGCCTTCTCCGTCGCTGTCTCCAAGCTCTCTAGCGCCAACCACTTCGACGTCATCCGCCAATTCCTCGAAGAGGAGCTCAAGTCCCGCCCCGACCTCAAAACCGAGCGTTTTGCTTCCCACGCCATTGTACTCTACGGCCAGGCCAAAATGCTCCACCAGGCCGTCGAGACTTTTCAGCAAATGGACCGACTGGGCATCGACCGCTCCGTCAAATCCCTCAATGCGTTGCTCTTCGCTTGTCTTCTTTCCAAGGATTACAAGGAGCTGAAACGGATTTACCTCGAGTTCCCTAAGATTTATTCCATCCAGCCGGATTTGGATACATACAACACGGTGATCAAGGCGTTTGCGGATTCAGATTCTACGAGTTCCGGGTACTCGGTGTTGGCCGAGATGGAGAGGAAATCTGTGAAGCCAAACGCGACGAGCTATGGGAACTTGATTGCTGGGTTTTACAAGGAGGAAAAGTTCGAGGACGTTGGGAAAGTTATGAAGTTGATGCAGGACCATGGGGTGCACCCTGGTATAGGTACCTATAACATAAGGATTCAGAGCTTGTGTAAGCTGAAGAAGTCGTCGGAGGCCAAGGCTTTGCTTGATGGAATGATGTCGAGGGGGATGAAGCCGAATGCGGTCACGTATTCGCATTTGATTCATGGATTTTGTAAAGAAGGGAATTTGGATCAGGCGAAGAAGCTCTTTAAGACCATGGTGAGTAAGGGTTGCAAACCGGATAGCAACTGCTATTTTACTCTGGTTTACTTCCTATGCCAATGTGGTGATTTCGAGTCCGCGTTATCGCTCTCTAAGGAGAGTATGGAGAAGGGTTGGATCCCGCAATTCTCGACGATGAAATCGCTTGTGGAGGGACTTGTGGGCATTTCCAAACTTGAAGAGGCACGGGAGCTTATTAAACAAATCAAGGAGAAAGTCAATAAGAATGCTAACATGTGGGATGAAGTCGAAGCTGGCTTGCCGCAATGAGGAGTCCTTGGTATGCATGCTGGATGAGACCTTGGGGTCAAATCCATGATCGACGTACTCTCCGTAGTCTAGAGatgtttttttaactttcatttaccTTGAGTTATTGGGTTACATCTCTTATTACTGAATATGGATTTTTCATGGTGTTTGTTGAACAAACCTTGTTCACCCGTTCGGTTGTTCTGTAATGGGAAAGCACAATCTTGATCTCTTTGCTGTGCATTTGGTTCTTTTGTAAAAGATCATAACCTTTGATGGCTAAGCCGCTTTTATAATGGTCATGGCAGTTAACCTTTGTACTGCAGAAGCTCGTTTATGACAACCATGCTGTACTATCGTTGCTATATTTCAACACCTATTTTCTTCATTGTTTATGTGAACGAACCTTTGCCAGCCATCTTAGCATTCTTAATTCAACTGATCAGAATGTTTCGATATCTTTGGACTGGGTAGTGGTTGGCAATAAACTTGCTTTGACCACCTCATGGAGCAATTTGGTGCTGCTTGCGTGTAATcctgatcattttattttatgaacaaGGGAGTTGACATGGGGCATTTCTTTGTCGTCTTCCTGTAAAGAGTAAAGGCACATTTTTTGCAGACCTTCAGACTTTGTACCGTTCATTGTAAAATGCCTGCAATCTCTAGCATGTTGATAATGGTGTAAACTTAAGACGAGAATAGAATTGAAACAAGCGTCACTTGTGATGAAATATCATTCAATGCTAGGGATAGTATGACTGGGAGGGAACCTCTTGTATTATAATCGTCGGGCTTGAATATATTGAAGTCAGCATTTTTATGGTGGTGGGCACTGAGCTTATATGTTTTCTATCGGATTTCTGGTCACCAACTAGGAAGCTGCTGGTTAGACATTTGGGTTGTCATTACGAACTTCAGTGTTGATGTTTAATGTCAGAGACGTCAGTGGAGTATGCCTGAATCTTTGGATTAGTAACCCACCTCTGTCTTATGATGGTGGAGCACTGTTGATCCAATCTGCTCTCTGGAGTGAAAGTTTGAAGCAACTTAGACTAGTAACCCTCTGTCTTGTGAAGGTGGAGTACAGTTGATCCAATCTGTTCTTGTATTTATTCAGTGAAAACTTTCGAATAGTTTGGTATATTGCCCGAAGAAGAAAGTGACATTCTGAGCTTAGTGTCTTGTCTACTCTCAATGAGAAACGTGTTCAGGTTATGTACAGATAGGTTGGTGGAAACAGAGCTGCTGCAATGAGATTCTTGTGGATTCTGATTTAGTAACATGTCTGTTGGGGGTATATTTGATCTTGATAACCGATCAGTGGCAGGATTTGTGGCTGCCATCTATCTGCGAGATCCTTTATTTACTCTTGAGAAAAACTCTGTATTGAGATTCGATTTGAACTTTTAAGTTGCATCTGGAGTAATGTTATTGTAAGAGGTTGTTCCCTTAGGACATTGCTCTGGCAGGTTCCATGCTCTTCGGTCAATCAAATTTTTGTtctccgattttttttttttttaaaaaaaaggttccGTGCTATTTGGCATATTGATAGACTTTTATGTctcaattagaaatttatgaatagtaataaaataattgttgaatagtagtaaaatggttcgaattaaaatattttatggaatttt from Juglans regia cultivar Chandler chromosome 4, Walnut 2.0, whole genome shotgun sequence encodes:
- the LOC108983041 gene encoding pentatricopeptide repeat-containing protein At1g61870, mitochondrial-like, whose protein sequence is MSLLYRIRQALTSSPIAQRYHFSTSSVLSPNSTTPLTSKEKTRAALSLLKSEQNPHKILEICRAASLTPDSHLDRIAFSVAVSKLSSANHFDVIRQFLEEELKSRPDLKTERFASHAIVLYGQAKMLHQAVETFQQMDRLGIDRSVKSLNALLFACLLSKDYKELKRIYLEFPKIYSIQPDLDTYNTVIKAFADSDSTSSGYSVLAEMERKSVKPNATSYGNLIAGFYKEEKFEDVGKVMKLMQDHGVHPGIGTYNIRIQSLCKLKKSSEAKALLDGMMSRGMKPNAVTYSHLIHGFCKEGNLDQAKKLFKTMVSKGCKPDSNCYFTLVYFLCQCGDFESALSLSKESMEKGWIPQFSTMKSLVEGLVGISKLEEARELIKQIKEKVNKNANMWDEVEAGLPQ
- the LOC109009897 gene encoding tobamovirus multiplication protein 1; amino-acid sequence: MTRMPLGLRPVEDVGALFSNWWDGINDSTRWQDGIFYTLCAAYALVSSVALIQLVRIELRVPEYGWTTQKVFHLMNFIVNGVRAVVFGFHKQVFVLHPKVLVSVLLDLPGLLFFSTYTLLVLFWAEIYHQARSLPTDKLKIFYISVNAGVYFIQVCIWIYLWIDENSVVECIGKIFVAAVSIIAALGFLLYGGRLFFMLRRFPIESKGRRKKLHEVGSVTAICFTCFLIRCFVVVLSAFDPDASLDVLDHPVLNLIYYMLVEILPSALVLYILRKLPPKRISAQYHPIR